GGAAATAAAGATGCCCGGGATAATTGGTCACAAGCCCCCACACGCTAAAGCCATACGCCGCTGAGGAACCAAGGGCGACCAACAAATCCATATTGGCCTGCCAGGCTTTCAACTGCCGCCAAGCCGCCTGGTAAAACCGTGCGCCACATACGAATTGCACAGGTGTGGCCAGGGCCAGGGAAAGCCATAAAAACCATCGTTCCATGCTCCAATGGGTGGCCCACTCTCCCAGCAGCAGGACGAGGGTGACCATGCCGCCCAACCCCACATTCAGGCCCCAGCCCGCCCAGAATGGTGAACCGCCCATGCGGCCCGTGGCGGAAGCGGAGGCGGAAGCCTCTCCGGCCCGGGGTGGCGCAGCTTCTTGGATGCCGTAGCCGGCCTGGCGCACGGCCAAGATTACCGCCTGAGCATTGGGCGCGGTATCGGTTTGCCAGCGCACGGTGAGCCGTCCAGTGTCCACTTGCGTGGAAACCGAGGCCACGCCGGCCACGCTCTGGGCCGCCTGCTGGACTTTGCGGGCGCAATTCTGGCAGGTCATCCCTTCCACCACAAAATGCGTGGCATGAGGGATTTCGGCTGCCGCGGTTGAGTTTTCGGACATAAAAATGTCGAATTTTCCTGCCTGCTGTGTTAAGTTGAGCAGGCAAGTTTATGCAAATGATAGCACACATGGCAACCCGTCGAAACGTGGCCGGGGGAATACTGGGCTGCCTGCTTTTGCTGGCCGCGGCAGGGTGGAGTGCAGATAAGGAAGTAGCCAAAGGGATTTGGCAGGTGGGCGTGATTGATCCGATTGGGTTGCGCGAGTGCTCGGGCGTGGCGGCGGTGCGCGGGCGGACCAACCTGTTTTGGATGCACAGCGACGGGCATCGCCCGGTGTTGTACCTGGTGGGGCGGGACGGTCGGGATGGACGGCAATATGTAATTGAGGGGGTTGCACTGGTGGACTGGGAAGATTTGGCAACGGATTACCGCGGACATTTATATGTGGCGGACATAGGTAACAATGAGGCGCAGCGCGTGGAGTTGGCGGTGCATCAAATTCCTGAACCAGATTTGGCGAAACCAGAATACCCGCTCCAGGTAATTCGCTCGTGGCGGCTGCGTTTTCCGGGGGCGCCTTTTGACTGCGAAAGCCTTTTCATCCATGAAGGTTATGGCTACGTCATTTCCAAGGTTTTTAATGATGCGGCGGCTGAGTTGTATCGGTTTCCCCTCCAACCGGCGGACAAACCGGTGGTATTGGAACGGCTTGGCGCTATGTCCATTACGTCACCGGTGACCGGCGCTGATATTTCCCCCGATGGACGATACCTGGGCGTGGCCGCCAAGAATGGGGTTTACCTCTTTGAGGTGCAAGGGCGTCCTGTCAATGCCATTGGAAAACCTCCCGCTGTGGCGCGATTCAAAGATCGGCATATAGAAGGCATTTGTTACACTCCTGCAGGATGGATTGTTACCGCGGAAACTCGCCACATTTTTCTATTTTCGGAGCGCGCCTTCAGCCGTCCGAAAGAGAGCAAGAAACCATAGGCGTTTCCGTGGCCTGGGGCGTTGGCGGTGGGAATAATATGTTGGTAATGGGGGGGGCCTTATTGAGGCGCCGGCATACCTAATGATTTATTCGGCCACCCCGTGCTTTGGAGAAACGCGGCAAGATTCTTGCCAGAGGGGTAATGTTACATTTATGTTTCCATTCCGACGTTGCACTGTAACATTCATCACGTAAATCAACCCTCGTGTCTATGCCAAGTCATTATGAAGAGACCTTGCAACGGGATATTGAACGTATCCGTGGCAAGGTCAACCAGATGGCCGGTCTGGTGGAACAAGCCCTGCGGGATGGTTTGAAGGCCCTGCAGGAGAACAACCGTCAACTGGCATACCTTGTCATCCTTCGCGACCAATCCGTGGATGATCTGGAGCGGGAAGTGGACCGGCTGTGTCTGGAATTTCTGGTGCGCCAACAGCCGGCAGCCGGCCATTTGCGGTTTGCCTATGTGACCATCAAAATTAATCAGGAGCTGGAGCGGATTGGGGATTATGCCGAGAGCATTGCCCGGCAGATGCTCAAACTGGCGCCGTTAAAACTGGATTTTGTGATGCCGCGCCTGGCGGAGATTGCCAATCTGGCCATTCCCATGGTGCACGACGCAGTGGCGGCGTTTCTGGACCAAAACGTGGAATTGGCCCGCAAAACGCTGGAGGCCGAAGCCAGCGTCAATGCCTTGCGTGATCAATTGATTCAGGAAATCAACCGGTGGCTTTCCGACAAGCGCATTCCACTGGAGGCGCTGCATCCGCTGAGCACCATTGTGCGGCGTTACGAACGGGTATCGGACCAAAGCAAAAATATCTGCGAAGAAGTCATTTACATGGTGACCGGCGAGTACGCCAAGCATAAGACCAGCGAAATTTTCCGGGTGCTATTCGTGGATGAGGACAATGCCTGCCTGAGCCGCATGGCGGAAGGGGTAGGGATGGCCTTGCGGCAGGATAAATTCCTATTTTCCAGCGCCGGGTTGAATCCGCAGCCCATTTCCGAAGCGACCGCGCGCTTTTTTGCCGAGAAAAACCTGCCCATCGTGCGCCAGACGCCGGTGTCCTTGGCGCATGTGCCGAATCTCGAATACTACCAGGTGGTGGTGACTTTTACCCCGCAAGCCCGGGCGGCATTGAGCCGTTTGCCGGCCAAGGTGGTGGTGTTTGAGTGGTTGTTGGACAACCCGGCCAAAGCCGCAGGGTCAGAAGCGGAGGTGCGGGCGGCCTACGAAGCGGCCTATCAATATGTGGATGTGCACGTGCGCGATTTGATGCAGGCCATCCTGGGCCATGAGATTTCTTCCGGGACGGAAGCGAAACCGGTGTGAACCACAATAACCAAATGATTCAATAGAAAAGATTGCGTATGAAATATATCAACCTCAAAGCAGGCGTGGTGAGTGCATTGCTGGGCGTGGCTGTAGCTGCGTTCTGGGGCACGGGTTGCAAACCGTCGGGTTCGGGGGGCAGCGGGAGCGGCGGCGGGCGCGCCACCATTATTCAAAACCGTGGCTCGGATACGATGGTGAATCTGGCCCAAGCCTGGGCGGAGGCATACAGCAAAGCCCATCCTGAGGTGAAGGTGGAAGTCGGGGGCGGTGGTTCGGGGGTGGGCCTTGCCGCGCTCATCAGGGGGACGGTGGACATCGCCAATTCCAGCCGGGACATCAAACCGTCGGAAGTTGAACAAATGAAGAAGAACACCGGCAAGGAGCCCAAGGAGTTTACCGTGGGCTATGATGCGCTGGCGATTTTTGTGCATCGCAACAATCCCCTGGACAACATCACCACCGAGCAACTGGCGCAGATTTACATGGAGGGGGGGAAGATTACCAAGTGGTCGCAATTGGGAGTGACCCTGCCGGGCGGCGGCGATGACATCGTGCGGGTGAGCCGCCAGTCCAGCTCGGGCACGTACGAGTTTTTCCGCGAGCACGTTCTTAAAAACAAAGATTTCAAACTGGGGTCCCGGGATATGAATGGCTCGAAGGAGGTGGTGGAGCTGGTGGGCAATACACCGACGGCCATTGGTTACAGCGGCATGGGGTATGCCACCGACAAGGTGAAAATGCTCAAGGTGGACGGGGTGCCGCCGACGGTGGAAACGACGATGAACCGCACCTATCCGATTGCCCGTGCCCTGCATTTATACACCTTGGGCGAGCCTACGGGCGCGGTGAAAGATTATATCGAGTGGATTCTGAGTGAGCCAGGACAGACCCTGGTGCAAAAGACGGGCTATGTGCCCATCCCCAAGGATAAATGGCATAAGAAACCTTAAGGCTCAGGCCAGCTTGGCCCGCAAAGCCCTCACACCTCATGGAAGCATCAGCCCGTGCAACGGCTCAGCGGCGTCCGACTCGTCCCGCGTGGGCCATTTATGGTGAGAAAGCGCTGGAATGGGTCATCCGCGTGGCGGGGGTCAGCGCCATCATTTTCGTGCTGGCCATCTTTTTCTTTGTATTCCGGGAGGCGGCGCCCATCCTGGTCAGCAAAGACTTCAGCCTGACCGAGTTCTTGTTCAGCACGGAATGGTATCCCACCTCGGCGGTGAATGTGCGTTACGGCACGCTTGCGCTGACGGTGGGAACCTTCAGTGTGACCATTCTGGCGATGGTCATCGCGGTGCCGTTTGGACTGGGCGGGGCGATTTTTGTCAGCGAGTTCTGCGGGCCTAAAACGAGGGAGGCGCTCAAGATTATCATTGAACTGCTGGCGGCGATTCCCAGCGTGGTCTGGGGATTCATTGGCCTGACGGTGATGAGCAAAATCATCATGAAACTGACCGGGGCGCCGGTGGGGGTCAACATGCTCAACGGGGCCATCATTCTGGCGCTGATGAGTGTGCCCATTATTGTTTCCATTGGTGAGGACGCGCTGAAGGCGGTGCCAGACAGTTACCGTGAGGCGGGTTTGGCGCTGGGGGCGACGCAGTGGCAACTGGTGTATCGGGTGCTGATTCCGGCCGCCAAAAACGGGTTGTTGGCAGCGGTGCTGCTGGGCGTAGGCCGGGCGGTGGGCGAGACCATGGCGGTGCTCATGGCGACGGGGCACGCGGTGCATATTCCCACCAGCATCCTGGATTCGGTGCGCACGCTGACCGCCAACATTGCGGCGGAACTGGGCGAGGCGCCGGCCGGGTCGCCGCACTACCGGGTGCTGTTTCTTACCGGGGTGTTGCTGTTCAGCATTACTTTCGTCGTCAACCTGGCCGCGGACCTGGTCGTGCGCGGCATTCGCAAGAAAGGCTGATGGGCATGGCTGACACAACTGCCAATCTCAAATCGGATGCAAAAGCGGCGCCCGCGCCATTGGCGGTGGACCAACTTTTCACCGAGACACCCCTGGTGCGGGAGAAGCTGCGCAGGCAGAAGATTGCCAAGGTCATTTTTGGCGCCATGTCGGTGGGCATGATTCTGCCCCTGCTGCTGATTATTGGGTACCTGGTGGAGCGGGCCTGGCCGTCGTTGAGCCTGGAGTTTTTGTTGGATGTGCCGCGGGCAGGGATGACCGAGGGCGGCATCTGGTCAGCGCTGGTGGGCACGATTTATCTGGTCATCATCTCGCTGGCGGTATCGGCGCCCATCGGCATCATGGCGGCCATTTACCTGAATGAGTACGCGAAAGACAACTGGTTCAACCGCATCATCAACCTGGCGGTCATCAATCTGGCCGGGGTGCCGAGCATTGTGCATGCGCTTTTTGGGCTGGGCGCTTTTGTGTACGCGGCGCAGATGGGGCTTTCCATCATGGCGGCGTCGCTGACGCTGGCCATCATGACGCTGCCGGTGATTATTGCCAGCACCCGCGAGGCGCTGGCGTCGGTGCCCATGGCGTTTCGCGAGGCCTGCTGGAACGTGGGCGCCACCCGCTGGCAGACAATCAAGTCCATTGTGCTGCCCAACTCGATTAGCGGCATTTTGACCGGCGTGATTTTGCAGGTCAGCCGCGCGGCAGGCGAGACGGCGCCCATCATGTTCACGGGGGTGGCCTTCTACAAGGCAGTGGAGCGGGGCACCTTGTTTCCCTATTACCTCAACGAGCAGTGCATGGCGCTGTCCATGCACCTGTACACCTTGTCCACGCAGGTGCCGGACGTGAAGGAGTCCATGCAATTCGCCACTGCGGTGGTGTTGCTGGGAGCGGTGTTGCTGGTCAACGCCACCGCCATTGTCCTGCGGGTCTATTTGCGTTCGCGGAAAAAATGGTAACCCTCTGGAACTTGTGAGCGAGTCTCGAACCCAACGTGTCGAAGTACAGGACCTCCGGCTGTCCTACGGCAAGAAGGAGGTCATTCACGGCATCTCCTTCGATATTTACGAGCGGGAAATCCTGGGCATCATCGGCCCCGCGCAATCGGGCAAAACCTCGTTGCTGCGCTGCCTCAACCGCACCATTGATTTCGTGGCCAGCGCGCATGTGAGCGGCACCATCAAGGTGGATGGGGAGGATGTGCGCAAGGTGCGCGACATTTACGCGCTGCGGCGCAAGATTGGCATGGTGGCCCCCCTGCCGGT
This is a stretch of genomic DNA from Fontisphaera persica. It encodes these proteins:
- the phoU gene encoding phosphate signaling complex protein PhoU, whose product is MPSHYEETLQRDIERIRGKVNQMAGLVEQALRDGLKALQENNRQLAYLVILRDQSVDDLEREVDRLCLEFLVRQQPAAGHLRFAYVTIKINQELERIGDYAESIARQMLKLAPLKLDFVMPRLAEIANLAIPMVHDAVAAFLDQNVELARKTLEAEASVNALRDQLIQEINRWLSDKRIPLEALHPLSTIVRRYERVSDQSKNICEEVIYMVTGEYAKHKTSEIFRVLFVDEDNACLSRMAEGVGMALRQDKFLFSSAGLNPQPISEATARFFAEKNLPIVRQTPVSLAHVPNLEYYQVVVTFTPQARAALSRLPAKVVVFEWLLDNPAKAAGSEAEVRAAYEAAYQYVDVHVRDLMQAILGHEISSGTEAKPV
- a CDS encoding phosphate ABC transporter substrate-binding protein translates to MKYINLKAGVVSALLGVAVAAFWGTGCKPSGSGGSGSGGGRATIIQNRGSDTMVNLAQAWAEAYSKAHPEVKVEVGGGGSGVGLAALIRGTVDIANSSRDIKPSEVEQMKKNTGKEPKEFTVGYDALAIFVHRNNPLDNITTEQLAQIYMEGGKITKWSQLGVTLPGGGDDIVRVSRQSSSGTYEFFREHVLKNKDFKLGSRDMNGSKEVVELVGNTPTAIGYSGMGYATDKVKMLKVDGVPPTVETTMNRTYPIARALHLYTLGEPTGAVKDYIEWILSEPGQTLVQKTGYVPIPKDKWHKKP
- the pstC gene encoding phosphate ABC transporter permease subunit PstC, yielding MEASARATAQRRPTRPAWAIYGEKALEWVIRVAGVSAIIFVLAIFFFVFREAAPILVSKDFSLTEFLFSTEWYPTSAVNVRYGTLALTVGTFSVTILAMVIAVPFGLGGAIFVSEFCGPKTREALKIIIELLAAIPSVVWGFIGLTVMSKIIMKLTGAPVGVNMLNGAIILALMSVPIIVSIGEDALKAVPDSYREAGLALGATQWQLVYRVLIPAAKNGLLAAVLLGVGRAVGETMAVLMATGHAVHIPTSILDSVRTLTANIAAELGEAPAGSPHYRVLFLTGVLLFSITFVVNLAADLVVRGIRKKG
- the pstA gene encoding phosphate ABC transporter permease PstA, coding for MADTTANLKSDAKAAPAPLAVDQLFTETPLVREKLRRQKIAKVIFGAMSVGMILPLLLIIGYLVERAWPSLSLEFLLDVPRAGMTEGGIWSALVGTIYLVIISLAVSAPIGIMAAIYLNEYAKDNWFNRIINLAVINLAGVPSIVHALFGLGAFVYAAQMGLSIMAASLTLAIMTLPVIIASTREALASVPMAFREACWNVGATRWQTIKSIVLPNSISGILTGVILQVSRAAGETAPIMFTGVAFYKAVERGTLFPYYLNEQCMALSMHLYTLSTQVPDVKESMQFATAVVLLGAVLLVNATAIVLRVYLRSRKKW